A genomic stretch from Armatimonadota bacterium includes:
- the pucD gene encoding xanthine dehydrogenase subunit D, with protein MSTKVRERTKGGVGESVHRVDGVPKVKGQFLYGSDLWAEEMLWGYTVRSPHAHARIRSVDVSAALVYPGVHAALVAADVPGKKVYGLEIPDQPVLAWDRVRYQGEPVAILAAIDLETARRAADRVRVVYEVLPAVTDMEQALRPDAPQVHDHGNVVKHVHIEHGNPEAGADVWVEGYYETGMQDQAILGPESGLAVPAEDGGVDLYVATQWLHVDREQIAPCLNLPKEKVRLHLAGVGGAFGSREDVSMHIHACLLALRTRRPVKMVYSREESFFGHVHRHPARIWMRHGATRDGRLVCVRARLIIDGGAYASSSPAVITNASTFAAGPYEVPNALIDGTAVYTNNPPCGAMRGFGAVQACFAYEAQMDKLARALGLDPVELRLRNALQTGSVLPTGQVVHGSAPVREVIRRCAELPPPAEPVERDPLSFPGGAGNVGRGERLRRGVGFAVGYKNIAYSAGFDDSAEARVKLFAVSSRPVAEVHSAAAEVGQGVHTILVQIAREELGIEQVILHPADTLVGSAGSSSASRQTMMSGGAVQLACRAVREQLFERVRQWARTRGMRLGDDLAVVGGEVVADGRPIASVVEFLDPPIVATRVYHHRKTTPPDERGQGDIHVTFAFAAQRAVVEVDEDLGLVRVLQVACAQDVGRAINPQAVYGQIEGGTAQGLGLALMEELQIREGRILNPSFTDYLIPTILDMPPVISTLVEEPEPGVPFGAKGVGEFSAVVSTAAIVAALRNATGRELNRVPVRPDDLIGLAPPRTSPGPPPPPAVRGAA; from the coding sequence ATGAGCACGAAGGTCCGCGAGCGCACGAAGGGCGGGGTCGGGGAGAGCGTCCACCGCGTGGACGGGGTGCCCAAGGTCAAAGGGCAGTTTCTGTACGGCAGCGATCTGTGGGCCGAGGAGATGCTTTGGGGCTACACGGTGCGCAGTCCCCACGCCCATGCCCGCATCCGCTCCGTCGACGTGTCCGCGGCCCTGGTCTATCCCGGCGTCCACGCCGCGCTCGTGGCCGCGGACGTCCCCGGCAAGAAGGTCTATGGCCTGGAGATTCCCGACCAGCCGGTGCTCGCCTGGGACCGCGTGCGCTACCAGGGCGAACCGGTGGCCATCCTGGCGGCGATCGACCTGGAGACCGCGCGGCGCGCCGCCGACCGGGTCAGGGTTGTCTACGAGGTCCTTCCGGCGGTCACCGATATGGAGCAGGCCCTGCGGCCCGACGCGCCGCAGGTGCACGACCACGGGAACGTCGTCAAGCACGTCCACATCGAACACGGCAATCCCGAGGCCGGCGCCGATGTCTGGGTGGAGGGCTATTACGAGACCGGGATGCAGGATCAGGCGATCCTCGGGCCGGAGTCGGGCCTGGCGGTGCCGGCGGAGGACGGCGGCGTGGATCTCTACGTGGCCACGCAGTGGCTGCACGTGGATCGGGAGCAGATCGCACCCTGTCTGAATCTCCCCAAGGAGAAAGTCCGCCTGCATCTGGCCGGCGTGGGCGGCGCCTTCGGCTCCCGCGAGGACGTGAGCATGCACATCCACGCCTGCCTGCTGGCGCTGCGCACGAGGCGCCCGGTGAAGATGGTCTACTCGCGCGAGGAGTCGTTCTTCGGTCATGTCCACCGCCATCCCGCGCGCATCTGGATGCGCCACGGGGCGACGCGGGACGGCCGGCTGGTCTGCGTGCGGGCGCGCCTGATCATCGACGGCGGCGCCTATGCCTCCTCCTCCCCCGCCGTCATCACCAACGCCTCGACCTTCGCCGCCGGGCCCTATGAGGTGCCCAACGCCCTGATCGACGGCACGGCCGTGTACACCAACAACCCGCCCTGCGGGGCGATGCGCGGCTTCGGGGCGGTGCAGGCCTGCTTCGCCTACGAGGCGCAGATGGACAAACTGGCCCGGGCGCTGGGGCTCGATCCGGTCGAGCTGCGTTTGCGCAACGCCCTGCAGACCGGCTCCGTCCTGCCCACGGGCCAGGTCGTCCACGGCAGCGCGCCGGTGCGGGAGGTGATCCGCCGCTGCGCAGAGTTGCCCCCGCCCGCGGAGCCGGTGGAGCGGGATCCGCTCTCTTTCCCCGGCGGGGCGGGCAATGTCGGCCGCGGGGAACGCCTGCGCCGCGGCGTCGGCTTTGCCGTCGGCTACAAAAACATCGCCTACAGCGCCGGCTTCGACGACTCGGCGGAGGCGCGGGTGAAGCTCTTCGCCGTCAGTTCTCGACCCGTGGCCGAGGTGCACAGCGCGGCGGCCGAAGTCGGCCAGGGCGTCCACACCATCCTGGTGCAGATCGCCAGAGAAGAGCTCGGGATCGAGCAGGTCATCCTTCACCCGGCGGACACACTCGTGGGCTCGGCCGGCTCCAGTTCCGCCTCGCGTCAGACGATGATGTCCGGGGGCGCGGTGCAGCTGGCCTGCCGCGCCGTGCGGGAGCAGCTCTTCGAACGCGTCCGACAGTGGGCGCGGACCCGGGGGATGCGGCTCGGCGACGACCTGGCGGTCGTCGGGGGTGAGGTGGTGGCCGACGGTCGCCCCATCGCGTCCGTCGTGGAGTTCCTCGACCCGCCCATCGTGGCCACCCGCGTGTACCATCACCGCAAGACCACCCCTCCCGACGAACGCGGGCAGGGAGATATCCACGTCACCTTTGCCTTCGCCGCGCAGCGTGCCGTGGTGGAGGTGGATGAAGACCTCGGGCTGGTCCGCGTCCTCCAGGTGGCCTGCGCCCAGGACGTGGGGCGGGCGATCAACCCCCAGGCGGTCTACGGCCAGATCGAGGGCGGGACGGCGCAGGGGCTGGGCCTGGCCCTCATGGAGGAGCTGCAGATCCGGGAGGGCCGCATCCTCAACCCGTCGTTCACGGATTACCTCATCCCGACCATCCTGGACATGCCCCCGGTCATCTCCACCCTGGTGGAGGAGCCGGAGCCGGGCGTCCCCTTCGGTGCCAAGGGCGTCGGCGAGTTCTCCGCCGTGGTCTCCACGGCGGCGATCGTCGCCGCCCTGCGCAACGCCACCGGCCGCGAGCTCAACCGCGTTCCCGTCCGTCCCGACGACCTGATCGGACTCGCCCCGCCGCGGACGAGTCCCGGTCCGCCGCCCCCACCGGCCGTCAGGGGCGCCGCCTGA
- the hydA gene encoding dihydropyrimidinase, translated as MRTVFAGGTIVGPDGIIRADLLVEGERIAAIGPALPRDDARVVDATGLYLLPGGIDVHTHLDMPLDDIASTDDFTSGHVAAAFGGTTSHIDFVIQERGGTLRQALDAWHRRAEGKACIDYGFHMTIADPHPRVLEEMARLPDWGISTVKVLMAYKGRLQLDDTQLLAVMRASAEHGLLTMVHCENGDIIEVLVREAVAAGRREPKYHPLTRPAVLEGEATARAIAIAAVAGAPLYVVHLTCQVALEQVRAAQRRAQQVLAETCIQYLFFTAADLDRPDFEGAKFVCSPPFRTAADQDALWAGLREGTLVVVSTDHCPFNFAGEKQRGRDDFTRIPNGVPAIEDRLVMLYQAGVNGGRIPLSRFVEVTATNPAKIFGLYPRKGILAAGSDADIVLWDPQARRTISARTHHMRVDYNLFEGSAVVGAPVGTWLRGRQIVDGERFLGQAGAGRFLHRARFDPVLTGRI; from the coding sequence ATGCGCACGGTGTTCGCCGGGGGGACGATCGTCGGTCCCGACGGGATCATCCGGGCCGACCTCCTGGTGGAGGGGGAGCGGATCGCCGCCATCGGCCCCGCCCTGCCGCGGGACGATGCCCGGGTCGTCGATGCGACGGGTCTCTACCTGCTGCCCGGCGGCATCGACGTGCATACGCACCTGGACATGCCCCTCGACGACATCGCCTCGACCGACGACTTCACCTCCGGACACGTGGCCGCGGCCTTCGGCGGGACGACATCGCACATCGATTTCGTGATCCAGGAGCGGGGCGGTACGCTCCGCCAGGCCCTCGACGCGTGGCACCGGCGGGCAGAGGGCAAGGCCTGCATCGACTACGGTTTCCACATGACCATCGCGGATCCGCATCCCCGGGTGCTCGAGGAGATGGCCCGATTGCCCGATTGGGGGATCTCCACGGTCAAGGTGCTGATGGCCTACAAGGGCCGTCTCCAACTGGACGACACGCAACTGCTGGCGGTGATGCGCGCCTCGGCGGAGCACGGCCTGCTGACGATGGTGCACTGCGAGAACGGCGACATCATCGAGGTCCTGGTCCGGGAAGCCGTCGCCGCGGGCCGGCGGGAGCCGAAGTACCACCCCCTCACCCGGCCGGCCGTGCTCGAGGGCGAGGCGACCGCCAGGGCCATCGCCATTGCCGCGGTGGCCGGCGCCCCCCTCTACGTGGTCCACCTCACCTGCCAGGTCGCCCTGGAGCAGGTGCGCGCGGCGCAGCGGCGCGCCCAGCAGGTGCTGGCCGAGACCTGCATCCAGTACCTGTTCTTTACCGCCGCCGACCTGGACCGCCCCGACTTCGAGGGCGCCAAGTTCGTCTGCTCCCCGCCCTTCCGGACCGCGGCCGACCAGGACGCGCTGTGGGCGGGGCTCCGGGAGGGCACGCTGGTCGTCGTCTCCACCGACCACTGCCCGTTCAACTTCGCCGGGGAGAAGCAGCGCGGCCGGGACGACTTCACCCGGATCCCCAACGGCGTGCCGGCGATCGAGGACCGGCTGGTCATGCTCTATCAGGCCGGCGTCAACGGGGGGCGGATCCCGCTGTCCCGTTTTGTCGAAGTGACGGCGACCAACCCGGCGAAGATCTTCGGTCTCTATCCGCGGAAAGGGATCCTGGCCGCGGGGTCGGACGCCGACATCGTGCTGTGGGATCCGCAGGCTCGCCGCACGATCAGCGCGCGGACCCACCACATGCGGGTGGACTACAACCTCTTTGAAGGCAGCGCCGTGGTCGGTGCGCCTGTGGGCACCTGGCTGCGCGGCCGGCAGATCGTGGACGGCGAGCGGTTCCTCGGCCAGGCCGGCGCGGGCCGGTTTCTCCACCGGGCGCGTTTCGATCCGGTTCTGACGGGGAGGATCTAG
- a CDS encoding pyridoxal-phosphate dependent enzyme — MTNVPGPTYAEMRDPRLLPDAFRRRVVEARAREEDPLNLFNITWRRPDGTINHAVLPADLTGVEANVIVLIGCHFPSGSHKVGPVYTTLMEAELEGRARPGVHTVVGPSTGNFGIGTAYVAQLKGYRAVVVMPDGMSRERYERIRRYGGELDLTPGTESDVILTLERTHAAYLHRPEFIVLEQFSLLPNYRFHRAVTGPAALEAAAAHGNGRVALFVAAPGSAGTLAAGDEIKARFPEALVAAPEPRECPTLYNNGIGSHRIEGVGDKMVTLIHNVLNTDYVLLVHDEDCLWSLLALQETPWGTLLGISGACNIIAAVRMAKYLGLGRGDNVVTVATDGFDRYPSVIADLKTRHPDWPQRLARWTEHPFQASTPEEILNVQPPEQKARLFAQKEATWVRLGYTEETLRRMRGRAFWEEEAGRVEEIDRRHLALRPPLA, encoded by the coding sequence GTGGTCGAGGCGCGCGCCCGCGAAGAGGACCCGCTCAACCTCTTCAACATCACCTGGCGCCGGCCCGACGGGACGATCAACCATGCGGTCCTGCCGGCGGACCTGACCGGAGTGGAGGCGAACGTCATCGTCCTGATCGGATGTCACTTCCCTTCCGGCAGCCACAAGGTCGGGCCGGTGTACACGACGCTCATGGAGGCCGAACTGGAGGGCCGGGCCCGGCCGGGCGTGCACACGGTGGTCGGCCCGTCCACCGGGAACTTCGGGATCGGCACGGCCTATGTCGCCCAGCTGAAGGGATACCGGGCGGTGGTGGTGATGCCGGACGGGATGAGCCGGGAGCGGTACGAGCGCATCCGGCGCTACGGCGGGGAGCTGGACCTGACCCCGGGCACGGAATCGGATGTGATCCTGACTCTCGAGCGCACCCACGCCGCCTATCTGCACCGGCCGGAGTTCATCGTCCTGGAGCAGTTCTCGCTCCTGCCCAACTACCGCTTCCATCGCGCCGTCACGGGCCCGGCCGCCCTGGAGGCCGCCGCGGCGCACGGCAACGGCCGCGTCGCCCTCTTCGTGGCCGCTCCCGGCTCGGCAGGCACCCTGGCCGCAGGCGACGAGATCAAGGCCAGATTCCCCGAGGCCCTGGTTGCCGCGCCCGAACCCCGGGAGTGTCCCACCCTCTACAACAACGGCATCGGCTCGCACCGGATCGAAGGCGTGGGCGACAAGATGGTGACCTTGATCCACAACGTGCTCAACACCGATTACGTCCTGCTGGTGCACGACGAGGACTGTCTGTGGAGCCTGCTGGCGCTGCAGGAGACGCCGTGGGGGACACTCCTGGGGATCTCGGGCGCATGCAACATCATCGCCGCGGTGCGGATGGCGAAGTACCTGGGATTGGGGCGGGGGGACAACGTGGTCACCGTCGCCACCGACGGTTTCGACCGCTACCCGTCCGTGATCGCCGACCTGAAAACGCGCCACCCCGACTGGCCGCAGCGGCTTGCCCGCTGGACGGAGCACCCCTTCCAGGCCTCCACCCCCGAGGAGATCTTGAACGTGCAGCCCCCCGAGCAGAAAGCGCGCCTGTTCGCCCAGAAGGAAGCCACCTGGGTGCGGCTCGGCTACACCGAGGAGACGCTGCGCCGGATGCGCGGCCGAGCCTTCTGGGAGGAAGAAGCGGGGCGGGTCGAGGAGATCGACCGGCGCCACCTCGCCCTGCGTCCCCCCCTGGCCTAG